Proteins encoded by one window of Engraulis encrasicolus isolate BLACKSEA-1 chromosome 21, IST_EnEncr_1.0, whole genome shotgun sequence:
- the LOC134437562 gene encoding keratin-associated protein 10-11-like, with product MHCSQLLTCNYNMVSVLPSSCLRPSVRASVQPAVRVRAYVWPAVRPSVRPSVLPSLPISVPTSGRLCVRPCVLQSVCASVPTFGRTCFRLCFRPCLRLADRASVCASDRAYVWPAVRPSVRFCIRAYVWPAVRPLVRASVRLCVLLWVRQSVCASVPTFGRTCFRLCPRPCLRPAGCASVWPAVCACVRPCVRPSVRASVRLCVSPSVRPCLRLARRASVCAHVCASICPCLRLTGCPSVCACPRPCVRAHVRVCMRASICPFVRLCIRPCLCPAGPMSVRPCVCQSVCPQKQKTAGGLPKNFCDCVCVCVCVCVCVCVCVCVFVFVCVKALNCLPPCYISDMLSFYARARALRSAAATLLRIPTLP from the coding sequence ATGCACTGCTCTCAACtgctcacatgtaactataatatggtttctgttcttccctcctcgtgCCTGCGCCCGTCGGTCCGTGCCTCCGTCCAGCCGGCTGTGCgtgtccgtgcctacgtctggccggcagtgcgtccgtccgtgcgtccgtccgtgcttCCGTCTCTGCCCATTTCCGTGCCCACGTCCGGAcggctgtgcgtccgtccgtgcgtgcttcagtccgtctgtgcgtccgtgccaacgtttggccggacgtgcttccgtctgtgcttccgtccgtgcctacgtctggccgaccgtgcgtccgtctgtgcttccgaccgtgcctacgtctggccggccgtgcgtccgtctgtgcgttTCTGcatccgtgcctacgtctggccggccgtgcgtccgttggtgcgtgcgtcagtccgtctgtgcgtgcttctgtgggtgcgtcagtccgtctgtgcgtccgtgccaacgtttggccggacgtgcttccgtctgtgcccacgtccgtgcctccGTCCGGCCGGCTGTGCGTCCGTCTGGCCGgccgtctgtgcgtgcgtccgtccgtgcgtgcgtccgtccgtccgtgcgtcagtccgtctgtgcgtcagtccgtctgtgcgtccgtgcctacgtctggccagacgtgcgtccgtctgtgcccacgtctgTGCTTCCATCTGTCCGTGTCTCCGTCTGACTggctgtccgtccgtgtgtgcgtgcccacgtccgtgtgtgcgtgcccacgtccgtgtgtgcatgcgtgcatccatCTGTCCATTCGTCCGTCTGTGCATCCGTCCGTGCCTATGTCCGGCCGGGCCcatgtctgtgcgtccgtgcgtatgtCAGTCTGTTTGcccgcaaaaacaaaaaacagcaggGGGTCTACCAAAAAatttttgtgattgtgtgtgtgtgtgtgtgtgtgtttgtgtttgtgtgtgtgtgtgtgtgtgtgtgtttgtgtttgtgtgtgtcaaagcATTAAATTGTCTTCCTCCCTGTTACATCTCTgatatgctctctttttatgcccgtgCCCGAGCTCTCAGATCCGCTGCTGCCACACTGCTAAGGATTCCTACCCTTCCATAA